A region of the Candidatus Hydrogenedentota bacterium genome:
GCCTGTCCAAGGCGCTCGACACGGACGCGCACCGCCGCCTGCGGGAGATGTACCAGAACGGCCAGAACCGGAGCCTGGGAGAACTGGAACCGCCCGGCGTCAACCGCATGGCCCCCGAACCCCTCTCGCGCGCCTACCTGCAGGCCCACGCCACGGTGGACCTCCTTTGGACCCGTTACGGCAGGGGAAAAATCATCAGCCTGCTCCAGTATCTTTCCTCGGGCACCCCGCCCGAGGAGGCGTTCCGCATGGTTTACAGAAAATCCTACGCCGCCGTTGAGCGCGAGGTCGCGGGGATGTACCAGTAGGGGGTGCGGCGGAGTTTTGCCCCAATTCTGCGCCTGTCAAAACTGGCCTTTACACTCCTGTGCCTGTGCATATACTATTTGGGTGACTCGTCCCCCGGCACACAAACGCGCCCTTCTTTGAATCTCCCCGGCAGAAGAAGGATTGAAACCGCACCATGGAACAGGTCAATTTGGAGACGCATCACAGCCCCACATTGGACGTTGAAGGCCCGGCGGCGCATTCCGGTCCTGACGAGGTTCCCAGAAAAGGCCAACGCATCCTTGGCATTGACATGGCCCGTTCTCTCGCCATCCTGTTCATGGTGATCGAGAACTACAAGAACGCCATGGAGGCCCACGGGGATGGGCCCCGCTGGCTGGTCTGGTTCTTCTCACATATCGAGGGCCGGGCGGCGCCCGCCTTTGTGACGATCATGGGCGCGGGCCTCGCGCTTCTCGCGCATAAGGCCCTGGAATCGGGCGATTCGGCATTTCAACGGGACAGCACGCTGCGCATCATCAAAAGAGGCGTGTTCCTCCTGGTGCTGGGCGTCTTTAATTACCAGGTCTGGCCGGGGGACATTCTTCATTTCTACGGCTTCTACATGGTTCTTTGCTCTTTGGTCCTGTTCAGGCCCCCGTGGACCTCCCTGGCCGCCGCCGCAGTGGCGCTGGTCGTGGCCTATGTTATCAACCAAGTTTTTGACGACAATATTGGATGGGAAAACGGACACATATGGTACAACGGGTACCTGACCCCCGGCGGTTTCGTCCGCAACACCTTTCTGAACGGCTACCACCCGATCTTCCCCTGGACCGCCTATGCCCTGGTCGGCGTGTGGATCGCCCGGCAGCCCATATTTGAAAAACAAGGACGGCGCCGGTATCTCCTTGTCGTCATTCCCGTCACGCTGCTGCTCGAATTCGCGATGACCTTCCCGGGCTTCCTGCGTTTCTTCCGCCATCCCGACACGGGCGTGGCTTTCGCGGACGGCATGCTGCGGCTCCTGGCGGT
Encoded here:
- a CDS encoding DUF1624 domain-containing protein; the encoded protein is MEQVNLETHHSPTLDVEGPAAHSGPDEVPRKGQRILGIDMARSLAILFMVIENYKNAMEAHGDGPRWLVWFFSHIEGRAAPAFVTIMGAGLALLAHKALESGDSAFQRDSTLRIIKRGVFLLVLGVFNYQVWPGDILHFYGFYMVLCSLVLFRPPWTSLAAAAVALVVAYVINQVFDDNIGWENGHIWYNGYLTPGGFVRNTFLNGYHPIFPWTAYALVGVWIARQPIFEKQGRRRYLLVVIPVTLLLEFAMTFPGFLRFFRHPDTGVAFADGMLRLLAVRPHLLVMLARQLVAVSVILVCLELADRFRSSRIIDALATTGRMSLTHYLAHTTLVLGPMLALDILQQSRTTSFLISCGFFAAAVTFSVLYSRRHTLGPLEALMRRVTG